In the genome of Cryptomeria japonica chromosome 8, Sugi_1.0, whole genome shotgun sequence, one region contains:
- the LOC131056096 gene encoding tubulin beta-4 chain: MREILHIQGGQCGNQIGAKFWEVVCDEHGIDPTGRYHGTSDLQLERVNVYYNEASCGRFVPRAVLMDLEPGTMDSVRTGPYGQIFRPDNFVFGQSGAGNNWAKGHYTEGAELIDAVLDVVRKEAENCDCLQGFQVCHSLGGGTGSGMGTLLISKIREEYPDRMMLTFSVFPSPKVSDTVVEPYNATLSVHQLVENADECMVLDNEALYDICFRTLKLTTPSFGDLNHLISATMSGVTCCLRFPGQLNSDLRKLAVNLIPFPRLHFFMVGFAPLTSRGSQQYRALTVPELTQQMWDSKNMMCAADPRHGRYLTASAMFRGKMSTKEVDEQMMNVQNKNSSYFVEWIPNNVKSSACDIPPTGLKMASTFIGNSTSIQEMFRRVSEQFTAMFRRKAFLHWYTGEGMDEMEFTEAESNMNDLVSEYMQYQDATADEEEEYDDEEEQEM, from the exons ATGCGTGAAATCTTGCACATTCAGGGGGGGCAATGCGGTAACCAGATCGGGGCAAAGTTCTGGGAAGTTGTTTGCGATGAGCATGGGATCGATCCCACGGGCCGGTACCATGGCACATCTGATCTTCAGTTGGAGAGAGTGAATGTCTATTATAATGAGGCCAGCTGCGGAAGATTTGTTCCCAGGGCTGTGCTCATGGATCTTGAACCTGGAACCATGGACAGCGTTAGGACGGGGCCTTATGGCCAGATCTTTCGGCCGGATAATTTCGTGTTCGGGCAGTCCGGCGCTGGAAATAACTGGGCCAAGGGGCATTATACTGAGGGGGCTGAGCTCATTGATGCAGTGTTGGACGTTGTGCGCAAGGAGGCTGAGAACTGCGACTGCTTACAAG GGTTTCAGGTGTGCCATTCCCTGGGAGGAGGCACAGGATCCGGAATGGGGACGCTGCTGATATCGAAGATTAGAGAGGAGTATCCCGATCGCATGATGTTGACTTTCTCTGTGTTTCCCTCTCCAAAGGTGTCGGACACAGTTGTGGAACCCTACAATGCTACATTGTCTGTGCACCAGCTGGTAGAGAATGCTGACGAGTGCATGGTCTTGGACAATGAGGCTCTTTATGACATTTGCTTCAGGACTCTTAAGCTCACTACCCCAAGCT TTGGAGATTTGAATCACTTAATCTCAGCCACGATGAGCGGAGTGACCTGCTGCCTCCGGTTCCCCGGTCAGCTGAACTCAGATCTGAGAAAGTTGGCCGTGAATCTGATCCCCTTCCCCCGCCTGCACTTCTTCATGGTGGGTTTCGCTCCTTTGACCTCCCGTGGGTCGCAGCAGTACCGCGCTCTAACTGTACCGGAGCTGACTCAGCAGATGTGGGACTCCAAGAACATGATGTGTGCTGCCGACCCCCGTCACGGCCGATACTTGACCGCCTCCGCCATGTTCCGTGGGAAGATGAGCACCAAGGAAGTGGATGAGCAGATGATGAATGTTCAGAACAAGAACTCCTCCTACTTTGTGGAATGGATCCCCAACAatgtgaagtcctctgcttgtgaCATCCCTCCCACAGGCCTCAAGATGGCTTCCACCTTCATCGGTAACTCCACCTCCATCCAGGAGATGTTCAGGCGCGTGAGCGAGCAGTTCACTGCTATGTTCAGGAGAAAGGCCTTTTTGCACTGGTACACTGGAGAGGGCATGGACGAGATGGAGTTCACTGAGGCTGAGAGCAACATGAACGATCTGGTCTCTGAGTACATGCAATACCAGGATGCCACCGCTGATGAGGAAGAGGAGtacgatgatgaagaagaacaagaaatgtGA